ATGCATAGGAACGAGGGCAGATTGCCTGCAATTGGGTATTGGCTATATGTAGTTCATCCTCAGACAGCGCAGGCATAATCTCTTCCTCAAACAGCCGGAGTCCCTTACGCAAGTGCTTGCGGAAGGACCGGGCAACATAAGGAGCAAGGTCCCAATCTATTTTATTGGCGGAGACTCCCCCGAATTGGCTGTTTTGCTGGGACTGGAATATGATAGCGACCAGTGCCATAGCGGACATGATCGTTTGCGGTGTGCGCACAGAGCCATTGCCTGTATTAAAGCCGTCTTGCAGCAAACGACCAAAAGGGATAAAGATACAATTCGTAGTTCCGAGCGCATATTGGTCCAAATCGTGAACATATACATATCCGTGGTCAATGGCGTTCGTCAGTTCAGGCGGAAGCACACGCAAGCGCGCATACCATTTGGCATACTCGGAGCCGAGCTTGCTCATTTTGCCGCTGAATGATTCTCCGTTCAGGTTTGCATTCTCGCGCAGCATGTCCAGATCTTGTGCCCCTATGACCCGCTCGCCGATATCGTATAATTGATGTTCCTCCAGCACTTTCATCGTAAAACCCTCCATATAGTAAAATATATATTATTTTCACAAAAACAACATATTGATGATATTGTGTTCTAAGTAATTGTTTCGATCTATATATTGTATATAGGGATGTTACGAGAGTATGTGACTATTGTCACATCCATGTGGAGGCGCGGAGCACAAAAAAAGTCAGGCATAGAGTAAAGAACACATCTGTAGATACGCTCTTTACTCTATACCTGACTATGGAATACGTGATGAAAAAAAATATAGAATTGTGGGTCTAGAGCAACTTTTTTAGCTGAGACACCCGGCCCTGGGAAATATCGAGCATTTCGGCATAAACTTTTTGTGGCAGGTTTGGATGTTCCTGAATCAGCTTGCGGAGCTTTTTTACCATTTCACCCTGTTGCACTCTGGATTGCTTAGGCCGCCAGGTTGTATTGGTTTGGATCGGTTTGACATGTTCTTGAGCATGGATGGCATCGGTGCTGGTGGCATGTACATTTTCCTCTGTCTTTAATACCTGGATGCAGTCTGCGCAAATAAAGCTGTCTCGAAAATAAGTTAAATGATCAACTGTGCCGCAAAATTTGCAGGAGACTCCGGTATACTTTCTTAACACAAATCCTTCTTCATTTACGAAAAACTCAAGCGAATCACCAATATTGATATCCATCGTGGTGCGCATTTCCTTAGGAAGTACAATTCGCCCCAATTGGTCCAGAGGCCGTGTCATTCCGGTATTTTTCATCCTTGCTTCCTCCTTTCGCGATATATCCTGATTATACCAAAAAATATCATTTTTTGCTTTGAATATTGCAGGGGAAAATAACTTTTTTTGTTTTTTTGCTATGGCTTCTTTTTCATCCAATATTAGGAGGATTTCGGAATTGTTGCCGGGCTTCTCCTTTTTCGCTATGATAGATTGAAACGCTTTCATGTAGGCCTTTTCATCATATTTTGAATGGGATAAGGAGATGACGGATATGAGTCATGAAACAACGGATATCGAATATTTATTTCAAGATCCGAAGATTCATCTGGATGAGCGTGTACGAGATTTAGTGTCCCGGCTAACCTTGGAGGAAAAGATTGAATCCATGCTGCAATATCAGCCTGCCATTGATCGTTTGGGAGTCGCGGCGTACAAGCACGGTACGGAAGCGGCACACGGTATAGCCTGGCTGGGTGAGGCGACTTCATTTCCTCAGCCCGTAGGATTGGCGTGTACATGGGATACGGAATTGATGCGGCAGATTGGCTCTGTGATCGGAGATGAGGCACGTGTCTATTACCGCCGTGATCCGAAGTTAAACGGCCTGACCCTGTGGGCACCTACGGTGGATATGGAGCGTGACCCAAGATGGGGACGGAACGAGGAAGCCTATGGCGAGGACCCGTATTTGACAGGGGAGCTATCGAAGGAGCTAGTTAAGGGAATACAGGGCGATCATCCGGTCTATTTGAAGGCGGTTGCGACGTTAAAGCATTTCCTGGGCAACAATAATGAAGTGGATCGGGGAAGTGGCTCTTCCAGCATAGATCCGCGGAACCTGAGAGAATATTATCTGAGGGCCTTCGAAAAGCCTTTTACGGAAGGTGGAGCCCAGTCCATGATGACCTCCTATAACCTGATTAATGGAACGCCTGCGACGTTATATCATGGGGTTAACGATATTGTCAGGGGCGAATGGGGGATGGATGGCTTTGTCGTTAGTGATGCGGGTGACGTCATGGGGATTGCCAACGACCACCAGTATTATGACTCTCATACGCCGGGTGTAGCCGAATCCATTCGAGCGGGAATTGACAGCATAACAGATGATGCGGAGCTTTCCAAGCAGGCCATCCGTGAGGCGTTGGCGCAAGGAACGCTGGAGGAGGCAGATCTGGATCGGGCACTATTCCATACGTTCCGTGTCCGATTCCGTTTGGGAGAGTTTGATCCGGCGGCAGACAATCCCTATGCATTGATCGGGGAAGAGCATCTAATGACGGAGCAAGCCCGTGAATTGTCGCTGCGTGCGGCAAGGGAGCAGGTCGTGCTGCTCAAAAATGAGCGCGGGCTCTTGCCGCTGGACCCTGCGCAATGTGGCAAGGTAGCCGTGATCGGTACGCTCGGCAATGAGGTGTACCGCGACTGGTATTCCGGTACATTGCCTTATCGGGTGACACCTCTGGAAGCGATTCGCGCCAAGCTGGAAAGCGAGGACACGAAGGAACGCGTCATGTACCGCGATGCCAAGGATCGTGTGGTCCTAACGGCGGCGGCTGACGGGGCGAAGCTTACAGTCGATCCTTCCGGCGAAATGCGGCTGTCCCATGATGGAGAGCCGACGGTATTAACCATGACGGATTGGGGCTATGGAAGCGTGACGTTAGCCGATGAGCATCTGGGTGCTTATATGACGAGCGATGAAGAAACGCTTCGTGTGACAGCTGAAGAGGCCTATGGCTGGTATGTTAAAGAAGTGTTCGGACTGACTCCTGTTGAAAAAGGGAAGTGTGTGTGGACGACATGGAACGGCAAGCCTGTGGTAGCTGGGGCGGAGGGCTCATTAAAGGCAGTGGAGACCACAAGCTCCGTTCCCAACGCTGTAGCAGGTAACGCCTCGACAGTCTCAACGGCCTCAGGGCAGGGCCATGCGACGTTCCAGGTAGAAACGGTGTCGGATGGTTTAGCGGAGGCGATAGCCGCTGCGCAAGCGGCAGATACAGCGATTGTATTTGTTGGCAATCACCCGCTCATTAACGGCAAAGAAGAGAATGACCGCCCAGGCTTGGAGCTGGCAGCTTCCCAGCAGCGGCTTATCGAGGAGGTGTACCGTGTCAATCCGAATACGATTGTGGTTTTGACAGGCAGCTACCCGTTTGCCATTCCCTGGGTTCAGGAGCATATCCCTGCGATCGTATACACGTCTCATGCGGGTCAAGAGCATGGTACGGCAGTAGCCGATGTCCTATTCGGTGATTATGCGCCCGCGGGTCGGTTGAACATGACATGGTATCAGAGCGAGGAGCAATTGGGCGACATCAAAGATTATGATATTATTCGTGGCGGCCGTACCTATCAGTATTATGAAGGTGAACCCTTGTACGCGTTCGGTCACGGGCTGACATACTCGCCATTTGAATATAGCAAGCTGCGCACAAATGCCCAAGCGTCTGGTGCAAGCGAATGGGCGGCTACAGAGGATGGAGCGGGCAATGTAAGCTCCATTGCTGCACTGGATGCCACGGATACTCTTCAGGTGTGGGTGGATGTGACCCATCGGGGCGTAGCTGCCGGCGAGGAGGTTGTACAGCTATATGTACGGCCTGGAGCTTCGCGGGTCAAGCGGCCGTTGAAGACCTTGTGCGGATTTCAACGTGTCCGCTTAGAGCCGGGGGAGACGCGAACGATTGCTTTTACGATTCAAGTGAAGGATTGGGCAATCTGGGATGTTACACGGGATCGCTATTGCGTTGAAGCTGGCGAATACACCCTGCTGGCAGGCGCTTCTTCAACGGATATCCGGCTGGAGCATCCTGTGAACGTTCGAGGTGAAGTCATTCCACCCCGTCAAGCCGGACGGAGCATTCGCGCTGAGAACTTTGATGATTGTGCCAATATTCTGCTGGATGAAAGCAAGGAGCAAACGGAGGCCTGTGTACGTCCGTATTCACCTCAGTATCCTGGCTGGATCGCTTTTCACGGCGTGGAATGGGGGACGGCGAGCACGGCTGAATTTCAATGCCGCGTGTCAGGCAATAGCAGCGACGCAGTTATTGAGCTGAGTTTGGATACGCCGGATAGCGAAGCAGTGGCCTGTATGAACGTGGGCAATACAGGAGGAGCGCAAGCATGGATGACGCTCGCCGAAGCGCTGTGTCCAATCTCGGGCGTACATGATGTGTACCTGTGGTTGAGTGGGGAGGTGCGGTTAAGTCATTTTATTTTGGACGCTTGCTGTTCTATAGGAGATTCTGGTCCGCAGGCTTGAACTTACTTCTGACTTCACGTACAATGCATTCATCGAAGTTTCTACAGCTTAGGGGTGTCATTTCATTTGAATAGTGAAAAAAGACTACGCACCGCAACGCCCAGATGGCTTGGGGTGGCGGTAAAGGCGCTTGTCTATTTGGAAAAGCATGGAGAGCTCTGTGCCAGCGGATCGATTGCCCGCTCCATTGACTGTGAAGTAACCCTGGTACGCAGGGTGCTGACGCGACTTGTACAGGCAGAATTAATCGCAGCACGCGAGGGCCGTGAGGGAGGCTATGTGCTGACCCGTTCGGCAGACCATATTACACTCGCGGATATATATCACGCCATTGAAATAGGTGATCCGATTTTCCCGGGTATGATGCATGAACCGGAGACGAACCCTTTTTGTGGGGAGCTGGCGATCGCTGTATCTGAAATATTAGCCGAGAGCGAACGCCGTATGCTGGAGGTATGGGAGTCTCATACACTGGCTTCACTCGCCAAGCGTACAACACTTGCAGTGGGCAGCTGCAGCCATAATGAAGGCAAGGATAACGAGGCATCTTCCAAAAGTGAATAGCACATTTTTATTCAAAATGATAATAGCCGATACAACTCCCCAAAAGAGGATTGTATCGGCTATTCTATATTTCATACGAGCAAATCCGGTTACGCCCTGCATGTTTAGCTTCGTATAATGCTTTATCCGCCTGCTCCAGCAGAGCCGCCCCGGATATATCTCCCCCGGTATCAGGAAAGGTTGTCACGCCGATCGATACGGTGACTTTAAGAATAGGCCTGTCCGCCAGAACAAACTCGTACTGATTTACGCCGCTAAGAATCTGATTCGCTATGCGCAGTGCTTGCTGAAAAGTACAATTCGGTAAAAGCACGGTGAATTCCTCTCCCCCGCTGCGGGTGACTATGTCATTAGAGCGACATTTGTCAATCAAAATCTGTCCAAGCTGGCGCAGCACGGCATCTCCCGCAGCATGACCATAGGTATCGTTCACTTCCTTGAAGTGATCAATATCCAGCACCAGTACAGATAGGTGCTCGTGACGTTGACGAGCCCGGGGAAGCTGCTCTTCCAGTGAAGATTCAAGCTGCCTTCTGTTGCTTAAATTGGTGAGATGGTCTGTATAGGAGGTGTGCTCCAGACGAAGCAATAGCTCATTAGAGGTATTGATTGACTCAGCAATGAGATATAGAAGAAATCCACCTGCCATAGAAATCACAAAATGGAGCGGATAAACGTGCAGGACAGCATCTATATTATTATTCAAATTAATCATGAAAGGGAAAAAGATAACACCCAAAGCGAAAATATTCATAATGACCAGCTTAGGCAAACGGGACCAGGACAGATGTGACAGCAAAGCGCAGCCTATGCCCACGAGCATCATAAAAAAGGCGCCTACAATGGCCTGTGTGGTAACACCAAACAGCAATAATCTGCCTAAGCACACAAAAAGGGTAGCGATGAGCGCAGCTGGACCGCCAATGTAAGTCGCGGTAGCTATAATAGCCAGATGACGAAGATCGGCAATCGTATTAAAACCAACGTGGAACGAATAGTACATCAAGACAATGCCATAGCATCCAAAAAGAGCGCCCCCGATCCAATGTACCTTGCGCTTTAAGGTGTGTAGACGGATTTTATATCTTTGTGATATGAGGCCGGTTATGTACAAAAAGGTAACGAGGATACAGATATTCACAAAAAAAGTACTGAACAAGATGCTAAACCCTCCCGAGAGGCATATTCCTTCATTTTATCAAAAAAAACTGACATTAGGCTTCAAAATGAAGAATTTATTAAATTTATTACGCCAGTGTGGGTTATAATGTTTCGCCCTTATATCTAGTACATAACTGGGAATGGATTGAGCATACTTCCGAAATACAAGTAACTCAATTTATCCGACCCCATTGACTTGGAATAAATTAAGATTTATACTTATTCTAAATTAAATGTTATTGTGATTACTAGTTAAGTATAAATATAATCTGGATTAGTTAAGGGAGATGCGGTATGAGAACCTTAAATTTAACCTCGCAACGCCAAGCGGTGTACGATGTGGTTCGTGAGGCCCATGATCATCCTACTGCGGCTGATGTTATGAATCGGTTAATGGAGCGTGGATATAATCTAGCCTATGGTACGGTATATAATTCGCTGCGCTATTTAACAGATAAGGAATTAATCCGTGAGTTGAAGCTGGGGGAAGCTGCCAGTCGTTATGACGGACGGATGGACGATCATCAGCATATTATTTGTCAGGTATGCGGACGAGTAGATGAGGTGATGAGCGAGGTTCCAGACGATTGGACCGAGACGGTTGCGCATGAAACGGGATATGCCATTGCCCATGCCCATGTTGTATTCGGAGGAGTGTGTAAGGAATGCCAAAGCAAGCGAATCAAATAACGAATCGTTTCAAAGCAGCTGAGATGCCCAGACGGGTAAAGGGGAACTGGACAACGATGTTATCGACTCCCTCTGCTCCTGTGTTGCGGACG
This DNA window, taken from Paenibacillus kribbensis, encodes the following:
- a CDS encoding AbrB/MazE/SpoVT family DNA-binding domain-containing protein gives rise to the protein MKNTGMTRPLDQLGRIVLPKEMRTTMDINIGDSLEFFVNEEGFVLRKYTGVSCKFCGTVDHLTYFRDSFICADCIQVLKTEENVHATSTDAIHAQEHVKPIQTNTTWRPKQSRVQQGEMVKKLRKLIQEHPNLPQKVYAEMLDISQGRVSQLKKLL
- a CDS encoding glycoside hydrolase family 3 C-terminal domain-containing protein, with translation MSHETTDIEYLFQDPKIHLDERVRDLVSRLTLEEKIESMLQYQPAIDRLGVAAYKHGTEAAHGIAWLGEATSFPQPVGLACTWDTELMRQIGSVIGDEARVYYRRDPKLNGLTLWAPTVDMERDPRWGRNEEAYGEDPYLTGELSKELVKGIQGDHPVYLKAVATLKHFLGNNNEVDRGSGSSSIDPRNLREYYLRAFEKPFTEGGAQSMMTSYNLINGTPATLYHGVNDIVRGEWGMDGFVVSDAGDVMGIANDHQYYDSHTPGVAESIRAGIDSITDDAELSKQAIREALAQGTLEEADLDRALFHTFRVRFRLGEFDPAADNPYALIGEEHLMTEQARELSLRAAREQVVLLKNERGLLPLDPAQCGKVAVIGTLGNEVYRDWYSGTLPYRVTPLEAIRAKLESEDTKERVMYRDAKDRVVLTAAADGAKLTVDPSGEMRLSHDGEPTVLTMTDWGYGSVTLADEHLGAYMTSDEETLRVTAEEAYGWYVKEVFGLTPVEKGKCVWTTWNGKPVVAGAEGSLKAVETTSSVPNAVAGNASTVSTASGQGHATFQVETVSDGLAEAIAAAQAADTAIVFVGNHPLINGKEENDRPGLELAASQQRLIEEVYRVNPNTIVVLTGSYPFAIPWVQEHIPAIVYTSHAGQEHGTAVADVLFGDYAPAGRLNMTWYQSEEQLGDIKDYDIIRGGRTYQYYEGEPLYAFGHGLTYSPFEYSKLRTNAQASGASEWAATEDGAGNVSSIAALDATDTLQVWVDVTHRGVAAGEEVVQLYVRPGASRVKRPLKTLCGFQRVRLEPGETRTIAFTIQVKDWAIWDVTRDRYCVEAGEYTLLAGASSTDIRLEHPVNVRGEVIPPRQAGRSIRAENFDDCANILLDESKEQTEACVRPYSPQYPGWIAFHGVEWGTASTAEFQCRVSGNSSDAVIELSLDTPDSEAVACMNVGNTGGAQAWMTLAEALCPISGVHDVYLWLSGEVRLSHFILDACCSIGDSGPQA
- a CDS encoding RrF2 family transcriptional regulator, with protein sequence MNSEKRLRTATPRWLGVAVKALVYLEKHGELCASGSIARSIDCEVTLVRRVLTRLVQAELIAAREGREGGYVLTRSADHITLADIYHAIEIGDPIFPGMMHEPETNPFCGELAIAVSEILAESERRMLEVWESHTLASLAKRTTLAVGSCSHNEGKDNEASSKSE
- a CDS encoding GGDEF domain-containing protein, which gives rise to MFSTFFVNICILVTFLYITGLISQRYKIRLHTLKRKVHWIGGALFGCYGIVLMYYSFHVGFNTIADLRHLAIIATATYIGGPAALIATLFVCLGRLLLFGVTTQAIVGAFFMMLVGIGCALLSHLSWSRLPKLVIMNIFALGVIFFPFMINLNNNIDAVLHVYPLHFVISMAGGFLLYLIAESINTSNELLLRLEHTSYTDHLTNLSNRRQLESSLEEQLPRARQRHEHLSVLVLDIDHFKEVNDTYGHAAGDAVLRQLGQILIDKCRSNDIVTRSGGEEFTVLLPNCTFQQALRIANQILSGVNQYEFVLADRPILKVTVSIGVTTFPDTGGDISGAALLEQADKALYEAKHAGRNRICSYEI
- a CDS encoding Fur family transcriptional regulator, with translation MRTLNLTSQRQAVYDVVREAHDHPTAADVMNRLMERGYNLAYGTVYNSLRYLTDKELIRELKLGEAASRYDGRMDDHQHIICQVCGRVDEVMSEVPDDWTETVAHETGYAIAHAHVVFGGVCKECQSKRIK